In Geminocystis sp. NIES-3709, a single genomic region encodes these proteins:
- a CDS encoding pentapeptide repeat-containing protein, whose protein sequence is MEVNEFIERYSAGENRFTGATLAGIDLVGADLIGIVLNDANLQKANLTFCYLSRADLSRANLEETNFSGANLNQASLVGANLHRGEFHGAILQKADMRNVKLTLANLLDANLIEVDLRFADLSSANLKGACLRGANMRLEKRAKPTILKGANLDKADLKSADLQGVDLRNASLVGANLREVNLRGSDLTGADLTQANLKGAFLTEVDLTGAKLIGANLSNTKLERAKLIDTDMSMVNLESATMPDCKLIRANLIQANLTFARLNRSDLSRANLYGAIMRNASLMEVFFARTNLTSADLTNANLIGADLSSANITGVNLEGAIMPDGQVYH, encoded by the coding sequence ATGGAAGTTAATGAATTTATTGAACGTTATTCTGCTGGAGAAAATCGTTTTACAGGGGCAACCCTAGCAGGAATTGATTTAGTCGGAGCTGATTTAATCGGAATTGTTCTTAATGATGCTAATTTACAGAAAGCTAATTTAACTTTTTGTTATCTGAGTAGAGCGGATTTAAGTCGAGCAAATTTAGAAGAAACTAATTTTAGTGGTGCAAATTTGAATCAAGCTAGTTTAGTCGGGGCAAATCTTCATCGAGGAGAATTTCATGGAGCTATTCTACAAAAAGCTGACATGAGAAATGTAAAATTAACTTTAGCAAATTTATTAGATGCTAATTTAATTGAGGTTGACTTACGTTTTGCTGATCTTAGTAGTGCAAATCTCAAGGGAGCTTGTTTAAGAGGAGCAAATATGCGCTTAGAAAAAAGAGCTAAACCCACTATTTTAAAAGGGGCAAACCTTGATAAAGCCGATTTAAAAAGTGCAGATCTTCAAGGTGTGGATTTAAGAAATGCAAGTTTAGTAGGTGCAAATTTACGAGAGGTTAACTTAAGAGGTTCAGATTTAACAGGGGCAGATTTAACTCAAGCTAATTTAAAGGGTGCTTTTTTAACGGAGGTAGATTTAACAGGAGCAAAATTAATTGGGGCTAATCTTTCTAATACAAAATTAGAACGAGCTAAATTGATTGATACGGATATGAGTATGGTCAATTTAGAAAGTGCTACTATGCCTGATTGTAAATTAATTAGGGCTAATTTAATTCAAGCTAATTTGACTTTTGCTAGGCTTAATCGATCGGACTTGAGTCGTGCTAATCTTTATGGTGCTATCATGCGTAATGCTTCTTTAATGGAAGTCTTTTTTGCTCGTACCAATCTGACTTCAGCGGATTTAACTAATGCTAATTTAATTGGTGCTGATTTAAGCAGTGCTAATATTACTGGGGTTAATTTAGAAGGTGCTATCATGCCTGACGGACAAGTGTACCATTAA